Proteins encoded by one window of Ursus arctos isolate Adak ecotype North America unplaced genomic scaffold, UrsArc2.0 scaffold_22, whole genome shotgun sequence:
- the GVQW3 gene encoding protein GVQW3 isoform X1 — protein MGDRYLEQRISIKFCVKLNKSASETHHLLKEAYGDEVMSRARVFDWHKRFKEGREDVRDDARSGRPVTHRTDENIQKVKDLVCSNRRLTVRMMAEELNLDKETVRLILKENLNMRKVSAKVISGILKDESKPRRFDFHSDLSKETRKNSSCVRKKISSETWTHLQCEAGGEIPVSVSHPQNHYPASQLLQASSSTSLPTRAAQDWFPPW, from the coding sequence ATGGGTGACCGCTATCTAGAACAAAGGATTAGTATCAAATTTTGCGTGAAATTGAATAAGTCTGCAAGTGAGACCCACCACCTGTTAAAAGAAGCTTATGGGGATGAAGTCATGTCAAGGGCCCGAGTTTTCGACTGGCACAAAAGGTTTAAAGAAGGGCGGGAAGATGTGCGAGATGACGCCCGAAGTGGTCGTCCAGTCACCCACCGGACAGATGAAAATATCCAGAAGGTCAAGGACTTGGTTTGTTCAAACAGGCGGTTGACTGTGAGGATGATGGCCGAAGAGTTAAATTTAGATAAAGAAACCGTTAgacttattttgaaagaaaacttgAATATGAGGAAAGTTTCTGCAAAAGTTATATCAGGTATTTTGAAGGATGAATCTAAACCTCGAAGATTTGACTTTCACTCTGATCTTTCAAAGGAAACTAGGAAAAATAGCTCGTGTGTAAGGAAAAAGATAAGTTCTGAAACGTGGACTCATCTCCAGTGCGAAGCTGGTGGGGAAATACCTGTGTCGGTATCCCATCCCCAAAACCACTACCCTGCCAGCCAGCTTCTGCAGGCTTCATCCTCAACAAGCCTTCCCACCAGGGCAGCTCAGGATTGGTTCCCCCCCTGgtga